One window from the genome of Myxococcales bacterium encodes:
- a CDS encoding NADP-dependent isocitrate dehydrogenase: protein MAKIKVKNPVVEMDGDEMTRIIWKFIKDKLILPYLDIDLKYFDLGIEHRDATNDKVTVDSAMATKEFGVAVKCATITPDEARVEEFKLKEMWKSPNGTIRNIVGGTIFREPIVCKNVPRLVPGWTKPIVIGRHAFGDQYRATDFLVPGAGTLTMTFTPKDGGKPIEHKVFDFTTAGVAMGMYNLDDSIIGFARSSFTYGLQRKWPVYLSTKNTILKKYDGRFKDLFQKVFDEEYADKFKAAGIVYEHRLIDDMVASALKWDGGFVWACKNYDGDVQSDTVAQGFGSLGLMTSVLLTPDGKTVEAEAAHGTVTRHYREHQKGNPTSTNPIASIFAWTQGLKYRGQFDNTPDVVRFADALEQVCVETVESGKMTKDLATLISKTTPWLTTEAFLDVLDQNLKTKMASW, encoded by the coding sequence ATGGCGAAAATCAAGGTAAAAAATCCCGTCGTCGAGATGGACGGCGACGAGATGACCCGCATCATCTGGAAATTCATCAAGGACAAACTGATCCTGCCGTATCTCGACATTGATCTAAAATACTTCGATCTCGGCATTGAGCACCGCGACGCGACGAACGACAAGGTCACGGTCGACTCGGCGATGGCGACCAAAGAGTTTGGCGTCGCCGTCAAGTGCGCGACGATTACGCCCGACGAGGCGCGGGTCGAGGAATTTAAGCTCAAGGAGATGTGGAAGTCGCCCAACGGCACCATCCGCAACATCGTCGGCGGCACCATTTTTCGCGAGCCTATCGTGTGCAAGAACGTGCCGCGCCTGGTGCCTGGCTGGACCAAGCCGATTGTCATCGGCCGCCACGCCTTTGGCGACCAATACCGCGCCACCGATTTCCTCGTGCCTGGCGCCGGCACGCTCACCATGACCTTTACCCCCAAAGATGGCGGCAAGCCGATCGAACACAAGGTGTTCGACTTTACGACGGCCGGCGTCGCCATGGGCATGTACAACCTCGACGACTCGATCATCGGCTTTGCCCGCAGCTCGTTCACCTACGGCCTGCAGCGAAAATGGCCGGTCTATCTGTCGACCAAAAACACGATCCTCAAGAAATACGACGGCCGCTTCAAAGATCTCTTTCAGAAAGTGTTCGACGAAGAATACGCGGATAAGTTTAAGGCGGCCGGCATCGTCTATGAGCACCGCCTCATCGACGACATGGTGGCCTCGGCGCTGAAGTGGGACGGCGGCTTTGTGTGGGCGTGCAAGAACTACGACGGCGACGTGCAGTCCGACACCGTCGCGCAAGGCTTTGGCTCGCTGGGCCTGATGACGTCGGTGCTGCTGACGCCCGATGGCAAGACCGTCGAAGCTGAGGCGGCCCACGGCACGGTAACGCGCCACTATCGCGAGCATCAAAAAGGAAACCCGACGTCGACCAATCCGATCGCGTCGATCTTCGCGTGGACGCAGGGCCTCAAGTATCGCGGCCAATTTGACAATACGCCCGATGTGGTGCGCTTTGCCGACGCGCTCGAGCAAGTATGCGTCGAAACCGTCGAGTCGGGCAAAATGACCAAGGATCTCGCGACCCTCATCAGCAAGACCACGCCGTGGCTGACCACCGAGGCCTTTCTCGACGTGCTCGACCAGAATCTAAAAACCAAGATGGCGAGCTGGTAG